From Paenibacillus sp. PK3_47, the proteins below share one genomic window:
- a CDS encoding DUF2812 domain-containing protein — MKSEYYKLFTIGQHEKEEAWLNEMSGKGLVLSEVQVPKYIFKQDTPGKYVYRLELLEHLPSHPESKNYIQFLEETGIEYIGAFKRWVYFRKPAKNGAFELYSDMDSKIKHYERITTLANVLSASIIVLIILLLGLAWRMNEASSFWSQYTDLENGLLYPYWFWSAALLVLVILIQWIVIPVRKSVRVLKKESMLRE, encoded by the coding sequence ATGAAGTCAGAATACTATAAGTTATTTACGATCGGCCAGCATGAAAAGGAAGAAGCCTGGCTGAATGAGATGTCCGGCAAGGGGCTTGTGCTCTCGGAGGTTCAGGTGCCCAAGTATATTTTTAAGCAGGATACTCCCGGAAAATATGTTTACCGCCTTGAACTGCTGGAGCATCTGCCTTCCCATCCGGAGAGCAAAAACTACATTCAATTCCTGGAGGAGACCGGTATCGAATATATAGGCGCTTTTAAGCGTTGGGTATATTTCAGGAAGCCTGCGAAGAATGGAGCATTCGAGCTCTACTCTGACATGGATTCCAAAATCAAACATTATGAGCGCATAACCACGCTGGCCAATGTATTGTCCGCTAGTATAATTGTCCTGATTATCCTCCTGTTAGGTCTGGCCTGGCGGATGAATGAGGCTTCCTCCTTTTGGTCACAGTACACTGATTTAGAAAATGGCCTGCTGTATCCTTATTGGTTCTGGAGTGCCGCTTTGCTGGTTCTGGTGATTCTTATCCAGTGGATCGTCATACCTGTAAGGAAATCAGTCCGTGTGCTGAAGAAGGAAAGTATGCTCCGGGAATAG
- a CDS encoding thioredoxin domain-containing protein, which produces MTTRNVPNRLANEKSPYLLQHAHNPVDWYPWGDEAFAKAKSENKPVFLSIGYSTCHWCHVMERESFEDQEVAELLNNNYVAIKVDREERPDIDALYMSVCQALTGSGGWPLTVLLTPDKKPFYAGTYFPKRRMFGRIGLMDVLEQIHSKWQQDGAALEKLGDELLEDLQALDRKNAQSAEPGAIPGEELLHAAYEEYRSQFDEEYGGFGSAPKFPTPHNLSFLLAYSEAYKQPDALRMVEKTLEAMFQGGMYDHIGFGFSRYSTDREWLVPHFEKMLYDNALLAITYLEAFQLTGKPLYAEIAEKIFTYVKRDMTSAEGAFYCAEDADSEGVEGKFYVFTREEIEEALGLEDMHSYCNVYGITPEGNFEGANIPNLLKGLPEDIAESLGMNPLGLKTRMEEWREKLFAYREQRIHPSKDDKVLTSWNGLMIAALAKGAKALQQPEYAKAAGAAADFIWDKLRREDGRLLARYRDGESAIPAYVDDYAFMIWGLTELYEATGQALYLERALVLKDGLLELFHDQDGGGFHFTGHDGEPLPIRSKEWYDGAIPSGNSVAARMLWKLSVITQDVELKAIAERTAAVLASAASEYPPGYSMYLQAHLAMISGGREWVLSGKREDSALHSMLAQVQQVYLPDAALLVNWEDGGEGELVKLLPHLADKPAIEGKATAYECRNFACRQPLTSLEAVKELLAAKE; this is translated from the coding sequence ATGACAACACGAAACGTACCCAACAGATTAGCCAATGAAAAATCCCCATACCTGTTACAGCACGCCCATAATCCCGTGGATTGGTATCCGTGGGGAGATGAGGCTTTTGCAAAAGCAAAGTCTGAAAATAAGCCGGTATTCCTGTCAATCGGCTATTCGACTTGCCATTGGTGCCACGTAATGGAGCGGGAATCCTTCGAGGATCAAGAAGTCGCAGAACTGCTCAACAACAACTACGTAGCCATCAAAGTCGACCGCGAAGAGCGGCCGGATATCGATGCGCTGTATATGTCGGTGTGTCAGGCGCTGACGGGGAGCGGAGGTTGGCCGCTGACGGTACTGCTGACACCGGATAAGAAGCCGTTTTATGCGGGGACGTATTTTCCGAAACGGCGGATGTTTGGGCGGATCGGGCTGATGGATGTGCTGGAGCAGATCCATAGTAAGTGGCAGCAGGACGGCGCGGCTTTGGAGAAGCTGGGCGATGAACTGCTCGAAGATTTACAGGCGTTGGACCGTAAAAATGCACAGTCTGCAGAACCGGGAGCCATTCCCGGCGAAGAACTGCTGCATGCGGCCTATGAGGAATACCGCAGCCAGTTCGACGAGGAATATGGCGGATTCGGCAGTGCGCCGAAGTTCCCGACACCGCACAATTTGTCGTTCCTGTTAGCCTATAGTGAGGCGTACAAGCAGCCGGATGCGCTGCGGATGGTGGAGAAGACGCTGGAAGCGATGTTCCAGGGCGGCATGTATGACCATATCGGCTTCGGGTTTTCGCGTTATTCTACAGACCGGGAGTGGCTGGTGCCGCATTTTGAGAAAATGCTCTACGATAATGCGCTGCTCGCTATTACTTATCTGGAAGCTTTTCAGCTTACGGGTAAACCGCTGTATGCAGAGATCGCCGAGAAGATATTTACGTATGTGAAGCGTGATATGACTTCGGCTGAAGGCGCGTTTTACTGTGCGGAGGATGCAGATTCTGAAGGTGTAGAAGGAAAGTTCTATGTTTTTACCCGGGAGGAGATTGAGGAAGCGCTGGGACTCGAAGATATGCATTCTTATTGTAATGTGTACGGGATTACGCCTGAAGGCAACTTCGAAGGGGCCAATATTCCCAATCTGCTCAAAGGCCTCCCTGAAGATATAGCCGAGAGTCTGGGAATGAACCCGCTTGGCCTGAAGACCCGGATGGAGGAATGGCGTGAAAAGCTGTTCGCCTACCGGGAGCAGCGGATTCATCCGTCCAAGGATGACAAGGTGCTGACTTCCTGGAACGGCCTGATGATCGCAGCGCTTGCCAAAGGAGCCAAAGCCTTGCAGCAGCCGGAGTATGCCAAAGCTGCCGGGGCGGCAGCAGATTTTATCTGGGACAAGCTGCGGCGGGAGGATGGCAGACTGCTGGCCCGTTACCGTGACGGTGAATCGGCGATCCCGGCGTATGTCGATGATTATGCATTCATGATCTGGGGATTAACCGAGCTGTATGAAGCGACCGGACAGGCACTTTATCTTGAGCGGGCGCTTGTACTGAAGGATGGTCTGCTGGAGCTGTTCCATGATCAGGATGGCGGCGGGTTCCACTTTACGGGCCATGATGGCGAACCGCTGCCGATCCGTTCCAAGGAGTGGTATGACGGAGCGATTCCTTCCGGCAATTCCGTAGCAGCACGGATGCTGTGGAAGCTGTCGGTGATCACCCAGGATGTAGAGCTGAAGGCTATCGCCGAGCGGACCGCTGCGGTACTGGCTTCTGCTGCATCTGAATATCCGCCGGGATATTCAATGTACCTGCAGGCTCATCTGGCCATGATCTCAGGAGGAAGGGAGTGGGTACTGTCCGGCAAACGGGAAGATTCGGCGCTGCACAGTATGCTTGCCCAAGTACAGCAGGTGTACCTTCCGGACGCAGCCCTGCTGGTTAATTGGGAGGACGGCGGGGAAGGGGAACTGGTCAAGCTGCTTCCGCATCTGGCAGATAAGCCGGCGATTGAAGGCAAGGCTACAGCTTATGAATGCCGCAACTTTGCCTGCCGCCAGCCGCTCACAAGTCTGGAGGCGGTTAAGGAATTGCTGGCCGCAAAGGAGTAG
- a CDS encoding SRPBCC family protein, with the protein MPLIKHDIFINAPINVCFDLARDVDVHTVTTIKTKERAIDGVTVGLMENGDTVTWEATHLGVKQKLTAKIIEMEKPYKFTDVMVKGVFHSFTHTHEFIESGTGTIMKDIFYYKSPFGILGVIADRLFLEKYMRNFIVKRAKELKRIAEKMEPHQYSFLEKSTL; encoded by the coding sequence ATGCCTTTAATTAAACACGATATTTTTATCAATGCACCTATCAACGTTTGTTTTGACCTTGCGAGAGACGTAGATGTACACACAGTAACAACAATCAAAACAAAGGAAAGAGCGATTGATGGTGTTACAGTTGGACTGATGGAAAATGGCGATACAGTCACTTGGGAAGCCACCCATCTTGGAGTAAAGCAAAAATTAACTGCTAAGATAATAGAGATGGAAAAACCATATAAATTTACAGATGTTATGGTAAAGGGAGTATTCCACTCATTTACACATACACACGAATTTATAGAAAGTGGCACAGGGACTATTATGAAAGATATCTTTTATTATAAATCTCCTTTTGGCATTCTTGGAGTAATTGCTGATAGATTATTTTTAGAAAAATATATGAGAAATTTCATTGTAAAACGTGCAAAAGAATTAAAAAGGATAGCTGAAAAAATGGAACCACATCAGTATTCTTTTTTAGAAAAATCAACCTTATAA
- a CDS encoding glycoside hydrolase family 5 protein, protein MYSLALMLLASLVFTGWSARASAASPITSDFRSLSASQIVSEMGAGWNLGNQLEASINGTPSETAWGNPAVTAELIKKVKAAGFKTIRIPVSYLNHIGSAPSYTINAAWLDRVKTVVDYAYNEGLYVVINIHGDGYNTVQGGWLLVNSGNQTAIKEKYKRVWQQIANKFVNYDERLVFESMNEVFDGTYGNPNSAYYANLNAYNQIFVDTVRQTSGNNSARWLLVPGWNTNIDYTAGNYGFVLPTDTYRSTTIPSSEKRIMISAHYYSPWDFAGEESGTITQWGASATNPAKKSTWGQEDYLNSQFQMMYNKFVTQGYPVVIGEFGSIDKTAYDSSNNVYRAAFAKAVTAAAKKYKAVPVYWDNGHNGQHGFGLFNRTNNTVTQQGIINAIMQGMQ, encoded by the coding sequence ATGTACAGTTTAGCATTGATGTTGCTGGCCTCACTGGTTTTCACAGGATGGAGTGCCCGGGCATCTGCAGCTTCCCCTATTACTTCGGATTTCAGATCACTATCGGCTTCGCAAATTGTCAGTGAAATGGGCGCCGGATGGAATTTGGGAAATCAGCTGGAGGCCTCAATAAATGGCACACCAAGCGAGACTGCCTGGGGTAATCCTGCAGTGACGGCGGAGCTGATAAAGAAGGTGAAAGCAGCCGGTTTCAAAACCATCCGCATTCCCGTATCTTATTTGAATCATATTGGAAGCGCTCCTTCCTATACGATTAATGCAGCGTGGCTGGATCGTGTGAAAACGGTTGTGGACTATGCTTATAACGAAGGCCTGTATGTGGTCATTAACATTCACGGGGACGGGTACAATACCGTTCAAGGCGGATGGCTTCTCGTAAACAGTGGCAACCAGACTGCCATTAAAGAGAAGTATAAACGTGTATGGCAGCAAATCGCCAACAAATTTGTGAACTATGACGAGCGGCTTGTTTTTGAGTCGATGAACGAGGTGTTTGACGGCACTTACGGCAATCCAAACTCTGCTTACTACGCTAACCTTAATGCTTACAATCAAATTTTCGTAGATACGGTCAGACAGACCAGCGGTAACAATAGTGCAAGATGGCTGCTGGTTCCGGGCTGGAACACGAATATTGACTACACTGCAGGTAATTATGGCTTTGTTCTGCCAACCGATACGTACCGCTCCACAACTATCCCAAGCTCTGAAAAAAGAATCATGATTTCCGCCCACTACTATTCTCCATGGGATTTTGCGGGTGAGGAATCTGGAACGATTACGCAATGGGGGGCTTCAGCCACAAATCCAGCTAAAAAATCAACTTGGGGACAAGAGGATTACCTGAATTCACAGTTTCAAATGATGTATAACAAGTTCGTGACCCAAGGCTACCCTGTAGTAATTGGTGAGTTCGGTTCCATAGACAAAACAGCTTATGATTCCAGCAATAATGTGTATCGAGCAGCGTTTGCCAAAGCGGTCACAGCAGCAGCCAAGAAATACAAGGCCGTGCCGGTCTATTGGGACAACGGTCATAACGGCCAGCACGGCTTCGGACTGTTTAACCGTACAAACAATACCGTAACTCAGCAAGGCATTATTAATGCGATTATGCAGGGGATGCAATAA
- a CDS encoding helix-turn-helix transcriptional regulator, producing the protein MYTRIRNLREDKDLTQQQMAELLHITQATYSRYENGNLDVPSAVLITLANFHKVSIDYILGQTDNPKRYPAN; encoded by the coding sequence ATGTACACTAGAATCCGCAATCTGCGCGAAGACAAAGACCTGACACAGCAGCAAATGGCTGAGCTTTTACACATTACACAAGCCACGTATTCCCGCTACGAAAATGGTAATTTGGATGTGCCCAGCGCTGTCCTGATTACTCTCGCCAATTTTCATAAGGTAAGCATCGACTACATCCTAGGGCAGACAGACAACCCTAAGCGTTATCCCGCCAATTAA
- a CDS encoding GNAT family N-acetyltransferase produces MIETKCLLIREMVQSDYDALCGILCDEEVMRAAYESAFSLKEAQNWLNRHLKRYEEYGFGLWAVVLKETNEMIGQCGLTMQGWREKEILEIGFLFQKAYWHKGYATEAAIACKEYAFSVLNANRVYSIIRDTNIASQKVAVRNGMNIIDEDTKNFRNIDMKFFLYSVERTK; encoded by the coding sequence TTGATAGAAACAAAATGTCTTCTAATTAGAGAAATGGTCCAGTCCGATTACGATGCATTGTGCGGAATATTGTGTGATGAGGAAGTAATGCGTGCTGCTTATGAAAGTGCATTCAGCTTAAAAGAAGCACAAAATTGGCTTAACAGACATCTTAAAAGATATGAAGAATATGGTTTTGGACTATGGGCTGTTGTATTAAAAGAAACAAACGAAATGATTGGTCAATGCGGCTTAACAATGCAAGGCTGGAGAGAAAAAGAAATTTTGGAAATAGGATTTTTGTTTCAAAAAGCGTATTGGCACAAAGGTTACGCAACAGAAGCGGCAATTGCCTGCAAGGAATATGCTTTCTCAGTTCTTAATGCAAATAGGGTTTATTCCATTATTAGAGACACAAACATAGCCTCGCAAAAAGTTGCTGTTCGAAACGGTATGAATATTATTGATGAAGATACTAAGAACTTTAGGAATATAGATATGAAATTTTTTCTGTATTCTGTAGAGCGAACAAAATGA
- a CDS encoding DinB family protein: MEDIIKGINHWMQTIPKVYNSMSETEISNRPLPNKWSKKEILGHLCDSAINNINRFIMIQYEEQPFVLQSYNQNQWVILQHYQERPLDEILNLFVALNKQIINTLSNIPKERLSNLCDIGNNQQRTLEWLVKDYLEHMEHHINNQILIKDNA; encoded by the coding sequence GTGGAAGATATAATTAAGGGAATAAACCACTGGATGCAAACAATACCGAAGGTATATAACTCAATGTCAGAAACAGAAATATCAAATCGCCCATTACCAAATAAATGGTCCAAAAAAGAGATTTTAGGACATCTATGCGACTCTGCAATAAATAATATTAATAGGTTTATAATGATTCAGTACGAAGAACAGCCATTTGTCCTCCAATCATATAATCAAAACCAATGGGTAATACTTCAGCACTATCAAGAAAGACCACTTGATGAAATATTAAACCTTTTTGTAGCCTTAAATAAGCAAATCATAAATACTTTATCGAATATCCCAAAAGAGAGATTATCAAATCTTTGTGATATAGGAAATAATCAACAGAGAACATTAGAGTGGCTCGTAAAAGATTATCTTGAACATATGGAACATCATATTAACAACCAAATCCTTATTAAAGATAATGCCTAA
- the fosB gene encoding metallothiol transferase FosB, translating into MSIQGINHFCFSVSDLDKSIKFYSEVFGARILVKGRKLAYFDLNGMWIALNQEDVERERSNRTYTHIAFTIEKEDYEAALNKLKALNVEILPGRERDARDKKSIYFVDPDGHMFEFHTGTLQDRLDYYRAEKEHMAFYDG; encoded by the coding sequence ATGAGCATTCAAGGTATTAATCACTTTTGTTTTTCTGTGTCCGATTTGGATAAGTCCATTAAGTTTTACTCGGAGGTATTCGGGGCCAGGATTCTCGTCAAAGGAAGAAAGTTAGCTTATTTTGACCTGAATGGAATGTGGATTGCTTTGAATCAAGAGGATGTTGAACGCGAGCGTTCTAATAGAACGTACACACATATAGCTTTTACCATTGAAAAAGAGGACTATGAGGCAGCACTAAACAAGCTGAAGGCACTAAACGTTGAGATTTTACCCGGGCGGGAAAGAGATGCAAGAGACAAGAAATCTATTTATTTTGTGGACCCGGATGGTCATATGTTTGAGTTTCACACGGGGACCCTGCAGGACCGGCTGGATTATTACAGAGCAGAGAAAGAGCATATGGCTTTTTATGATGGATAA
- a CDS encoding DUF4085 family protein — protein sequence MHSGAGTLDETLYSRLYKRKEKAFVQLEREVYNVDLRFMLEQDGAELVPVGKLFNGEEIPKEDILVYEMPPEERLRIEKRIMEYDARPPFDEAGCKQHFKNIQEWNLSSDMERLPEELRSQIADPRVFTLGYCTRDILNKLKTLSKDNERQRNRVLEEYHQAQQEEKIPEHIRDRFHFHDCRVTELYRTQNMVIRLDPRGGFTSLNKITFVAPEVLKQDEGIAGRCWLYDELYCVDGGYEVHVLFEGNGMPELIIRCKDIVLEER from the coding sequence GTGCACAGCGGAGCAGGTACACTGGATGAAACTCTCTATTCTAGACTCTATAAAAGAAAAGAAAAGGCATTTGTGCAGCTGGAACGTGAGGTCTATAATGTCGATCTCCGTTTTATGCTGGAACAGGATGGGGCAGAGCTTGTGCCCGTGGGGAAGCTTTTCAATGGGGAAGAGATACCAAAAGAGGATATCCTGGTGTATGAGATGCCTCCCGAAGAAAGGCTGCGGATCGAGAAGCGGATCATGGAGTATGATGCCAGGCCTCCTTTTGATGAAGCTGGCTGTAAGCAGCATTTTAAGAACATTCAGGAATGGAACCTCAGCAGTGATATGGAACGGTTGCCGGAAGAGCTTCGCAGCCAGATTGCCGATCCGCGGGTATTTACGCTGGGTTACTGCACCAGAGACATACTGAACAAATTGAAGACGCTGAGTAAAGATAATGAAAGACAGAGAAACCGGGTACTGGAGGAGTACCATCAAGCACAACAGGAGGAAAAAATACCTGAACATATAAGGGACAGATTTCATTTTCACGATTGTAGAGTGACTGAGCTGTATAGGACTCAAAATATGGTCATCCGGCTGGACCCCCGGGGGGGCTTCACCAGTCTGAATAAGATTACTTTTGTAGCGCCGGAAGTTCTTAAGCAGGATGAAGGGATCGCCGGTCGCTGTTGGCTGTACGATGAGCTGTACTGTGTTGACGGCGGATATGAGGTCCATGTGCTTTTTGAAGGAAACGGTATGCCGGAGCTGATTATCCGCTGTAAAGATATTGTGCTGGAGGAGAGGTGA